From the Mesorhizobium sp. WSM2240 genome, the window CCTCTTGAGCCATCGCGCTTCTGCAAATGGAGGTCGGGGCTGGTCAGGCCTCGACGGAAGATGCCGCATGTGCCTCGGGCGCCTCTCCTTGCTTCTCGACTTGCAACGACGGCGGCCATCTGAGCAGCGCCTGATGGCCTGCCGGAGTGAGCTGGTAAACGCCGCGCTCGATGCTGACGAACCAACCATAGACGTTCCGGCGCGGGATCTTGTAGGCATTCGGCAGATCAGGCCGCAGGTCTCGTGGCCGCCTCGGGCCATCGGCCAGAGCTGCCGCGCACGCCAAGGCCTCCTGCCGATAGGCCGTCATGATCGGGTTTCGCGAGCCGCCGCCGGCGACCGGATCCCCCTGGCGGCGCTTATGCTCGTCGACCAGCCGGGAACGCCGTTTAGGATCGCGACGCGGCAAAGGAGCAGCCGGGCTGAGCAATACCTCCACATCGTCAGACGCAGTGACGCCGAGCAGGCCTATTCCGAGGCGGCGGCACAGATTTCGAAACCGGACATCACTCTCTCGGCCTTTTCCGCGAGCCGACATCCTTGCCACCAACCAGACTTCATCGGCGGCGGCCATTCGGTCGACGCCCTGCAGCACGAGTTCCAGATTGAACTGAAGCTTGAGTTCGCACACGACCACAACGGGCGGGGAGTCTCCGCTCACCGCCAACAGATCGCATCCGCCGATTTCCCCCTTCACGGTAAAACCGAGGCGTTCGAGAAATTGTTTCACCGGTGCGTAGAGCGAAGTCTCAAACATGGGTCAGTCGATGGCATCTTCGGTCCCTCTACTTCCAGCGACTGCGCATCCGGGCCCCGAGATCGACACGGATGTCAGGTCTTGCCGCTCCGGGCCTGCTTTCGCGGCGATCCGTCCACGCCACCTGCTGGAAACTCGGCAGGATCGAAGTGGGGATGAAGCGGGTGCGCGACGCATAGACGTGGCGATCGCCACGCGATGCCTGGCCATGTGTATAGAAGCGCTGCGGCGTGATGAGATGCAGGCTGTCCTTTGCCCTAGTCATTGCCACGTAAAGAAGCCGGCGCTCCTCTTCTATATCAGCCTCCTCGCCAGTCGCGAGGTCGATGGGAATGCACCCATCCACCGCATTCAGGACGAACACGCTTTTCCATTCCTGGCCCTTCGCCGAATGGATGGTCGAGAGGATCAGATAATCCTCGTCGAGATGCGGGGGACCGGCCTGGTCGCTCGTCGCGTCGGGTGGATCGAGCGTGAGATCGGTCAGGAAGCGTTCGCGCGAAGGATAGCCCGCAGCGATCTGCTCGAGCTGCAGGAGGTCCGCACGACGCGCTGTCGCGTCCTCATGAATGCGCTGGAGATGCGGCTCATACCACAGGCGAACGCGCTCAAGTTCGGCAGGCCAGGATGATCCTGTCCGCAAACCGGTGAAAAGCTCGACGAAATCCGGCCAGTCCGCTTCGGCTCGTTGCGGGATGCGGGCGGCCGAGAGACCGATCACGGCATCCAGCGACTGCCCCAAGGTTTCGATGATGTTGCCAGCCGTTGATGGTCCCACGCCCGGCAAAAGCTGGAGAACGCGAAAGCCGGCCACGCGATCACGCGGATTTTCCGCGAAACGGAGCACAGCCAGCATGTCCTTGACGTGCGCAGAATCCAGGAATTTGAGGCCGCCGAATTTCACGAACGGGATGTTTCGCCTGGCAAGCTCGACTTCAACCGGACCGCTGTGATGCGACGCCCGGAACAGAACCGCCTGCGCCTTGAGTGCGGTTCCAGCTTCCCGCTCGGCCAGCACCGTCTCACAGACAAAATTTGCCTGATCGGCTTCGTCTCGCACCGTGACGACCCTTGGCTTTTCCGCCGACCTGCGCTCGGTCCACAGATTCTTGGTGAAGCGCTCGGCGGCCTCGCCGATGACAGCGTTCGCCGCCGCAAGGATCGCGTCGGTCGACCGATAATTCTGGTCAAGCGTCACAACTTCTGCCGGACGGGCAAACTGGCGCGGGAATTCCAGGATGTTGCGGACCTCCGCGGCCCTGAACGAATAGATCGATTGGGCATCATCGCCAACTACGGTCAGACCGGCGCCATCCGGCTTGAGGGCAAGTAGGATCGATGCCTGAAGCCGGTTCGTATCCTGGTACTCATCGACCAGGATGTGATCGAAGTGCGCGCCGAGATGCTCCGCGATTGCCCCCTCCTTGGCCATCTCGGCCCAGTAGAGCAGGAGGTCATCGAAATCCAGCACGCTTTCGGCCTGCTTGGCCTCGACATAGCCGGCAAACAGCTGCTTCAGCTCCGCGGTCCAGTTCCGGCACCAGGGAAAGCTCCTGCGCAGGACCTCGTCCAGCGGCTCCTGCGAATTCACCACGCGCGAATAGATGGCAAGGCACGTGCCCTTGGCCGGGAAGCGGCTTTCTGTCCTGGAGAGGCCAAGCTCGTGCCGAACGAGGTTCATCAGGTCGGCCGAATCCTCCCGGTCGTGGATCGTGAAGGCCGGATCCAGGCCGATATCCGGCGCATAGTCTCTCAGCAATCTCGCGCCGATCGCATGGAACGTGCCAGCCCAGTTCAGTCCGTCGGAGACAATCAACGCCTTGTCGCCCAGCACCTCGGCGGCGATCCTCTCCACCCTGCGCGTCATCTCCGCCGCAGCGCGCCGCGAAAAGGTCATCAGCAGAATGCGCCGCGGATCGGCGCCATTGACGATGAGATGCGCAACACGATGCGCAAGCGTGTTGGTCTTGCCTGATCCGGCGCCGGCAATGATCAGCAGAGGCCCGGCGATGGCGCCGCCGCCATGTTCGACCGCGGTCCGCTGTCCGGCGTTCAGCTTGGCCAGATAGGGTTGCCGGAAATTTGAATCACGCGCTGCGATGTTCATCCCAGCATGGAGCATTGTTTCTGTTTCGTTCGCAATCCCTAGTCGATAGGATTGACCACCTTGGACCCCCACCGACGCGCCGGACGCTCGTGGAACGCTTGCAAACAATCTGTTGCACCATGACGGATCAATCGTCTCAAGGCGAGGCATAGGCCCTCAACATGACGACGGCTGTGGTCGCCTATTCGCCGCGCCCGCCGGGATTTGCGTCTTTCGATGCCGGTGACCGGAAGGCGTCATCAACCGCGTCAGATCCGATGCCTTCACGATGTGACTCCGGAGGCATGATAAACGCCAAAGCGGCTCGTGAGCGCTTCAATCCAGCGCGCTCGTTGCGCCCTATACGATTCCCCACGCGCGGAATCGTCCTCTGCCCGTCATCTCGCGCAGGCGGAGGTCGCCGACGAGATTGAGTGCGCCCTGTTTCGAGACCTTCAGCGTCTCCTGAATCATGGCGGTGGAGACGAACGGACGGGAGAGCACAAGCTCGACGAGACCGGGAAGCCTGGAGCTGGCGCGGCGATTCCGCAACCGACGTTCCATCTGAGCGTGCGCCAGCATCAGCCGATCGTGCTCTTTTAGTCCGGCGAGCGCCGCCTCGCACATGACGTCCAGAAGGGCCAACAGGCGGTCGGTGCGGATTCGTGCGCAACGGCGATCACGGGGAACCTTTTGGGCGCCGAGGTGAAGGCAGGTGAGATAGTTGGTAGTCACGCCTTCACGACGCAGCAGCGCCGCAACAAGGAGCGGCCCGAGCCAGCCGGCGTGCTGCAGCACCTCGATCTGGGCCCATGACTCCAGCAGGAGTGCAGCACGAAGGACAGTCGGCAACTCGCGCGTCTGGGTAGCCATCGCCTGCCACTCGGCAAGGCGCGCGTCCTCATCCCAGTCGAGATCGTAGATCAGCGATGGACGCTCCGCCGGCCCCATCTTTCTGACGTGGGCGCGCTCTGCACCGTCAAGCACCTTCGTTGAACGCTCAAGCACTGCATCGATGGCGGCTAATTCCTCTGCGAGCAGATCGTCCTCCTGCTCTGAAGTCTCTCCGGCCTCGACATTGGCTGCGAGAGCCCCTTCCCGGACGCCTCGCACCTCCTCCACCGGAGGACCCCGGCCCGTCAACCGGCGCAGGCCCTCCCCGCTCAGTGCCCAGTCGGGTGCACGGGTAAATATTTGACGGCGGGCGCGAAGGACCGCATGCGCCCGGGTGAGTTCGTGAGTCGGAGTTCGGATGTCCATGTGGGCATCGTGGAGGACGAGGTCCTCCACATGGACTAGCTCGCCCTCGATCCAGAGTGCGGCTGCTGCGTCCGCGAAATGTTGGCGCTCGACGAAGCCATCCCGTACCGGCGAACGGGCCAGCCGCTCATCCAGGCGGGACAAAACCTCGGTAGCGCGGACGACGCGCCCGATCAAAGTTTCAAGGGGCAGTTTGCCAATATCGTAAGTCATTGTTTTGACTGTAGCGGATTCGCTATCGTCAAGCTATATCGTTGTTAGGTTGACTTGCAGCGGGGTCGTTATTTCGAGGCGCTATCCGTCGGTTACGATGAATTGCCGGCCGGGGTTCGCGTCCCTCTGTGATAGGCGGACTGCCGGCAAACGCGCGCTGCCACGCTTTTATGCGTTTAGTTTGGCACACCTTTTATCGTTACAAAAGCCCGGAAACAGCTCAAAACGACAAATGCCAGCCCTGCCCTCGGCACCCGGCTCATTGGTTATACCGTGTTCTCGACTCGAGACCATGCACCTGATCCCCAGGGCAACGAACTCCATCCGGCCGGAGGCCGTGTGGCCTGGCAGGAGCACGGGCTCTGGCGGCCTGCTTTCCGGCCTGCCCTCAAGAGATGCTGGCCAGCCGCCTTCCCAATGAACAAGGGCATTGTCGCTGCCTAAGGAATTGGGGCGCGCAGTCGGACGTTAGGAGCGCTGGCCCGGCAAACATCGGCATCCAGCTGTTGGGCTTTCTTTGGCATATGGAGGTTCAATGGGAGCGGTTTGCTGCGCCCGTTCATGCTTGTTGGTCTCTGCCTTTTGGCCCCGGTAGGAGCGGTCTCACGCGCTCACATCCTGCTTATGGACATGCCTGCTCAACGAGGGCCTGGACATCAAGGTGTTATAGATGCCTGCAGAGCAGCGCTCAGAGGCGAAATCGGTGCCGAAACAGGTCGCAGCC encodes:
- a CDS encoding DUF2161 family putative PD-(D/E)XK-type phosphodiesterase, which gives rise to MFETSLYAPVKQFLERLGFTVKGEIGGCDLLAVSGDSPPVVVVCELKLQFNLELVLQGVDRMAAADEVWLVARMSARGKGRESDVRFRNLCRRLGIGLLGVTASDDVEVLLSPAAPLPRRDPKRRSRLVDEHKRRQGDPVAGGGSRNPIMTAYRQEALACAAALADGPRRPRDLRPDLPNAYKIPRRNVYGWFVSIERGVYQLTPAGHQALLRWPPSLQVEKQGEAPEAHAASSVEA
- a CDS encoding ATP-dependent helicase, yielding MNIAARDSNFRQPYLAKLNAGQRTAVEHGGGAIAGPLLIIAGAGSGKTNTLAHRVAHLIVNGADPRRILLMTFSRRAAAEMTRRVERIAAEVLGDKALIVSDGLNWAGTFHAIGARLLRDYAPDIGLDPAFTIHDREDSADLMNLVRHELGLSRTESRFPAKGTCLAIYSRVVNSQEPLDEVLRRSFPWCRNWTAELKQLFAGYVEAKQAESVLDFDDLLLYWAEMAKEGAIAEHLGAHFDHILVDEYQDTNRLQASILLALKPDGAGLTVVGDDAQSIYSFRAAEVRNILEFPRQFARPAEVVTLDQNYRSTDAILAAANAVIGEAAERFTKNLWTERRSAEKPRVVTVRDEADQANFVCETVLAEREAGTALKAQAVLFRASHHSGPVEVELARRNIPFVKFGGLKFLDSAHVKDMLAVLRFAENPRDRVAGFRVLQLLPGVGPSTAGNIIETLGQSLDAVIGLSAARIPQRAEADWPDFVELFTGLRTGSSWPAELERVRLWYEPHLQRIHEDATARRADLLQLEQIAAGYPSRERFLTDLTLDPPDATSDQAGPPHLDEDYLILSTIHSAKGQEWKSVFVLNAVDGCIPIDLATGEEADIEEERRLLYVAMTRAKDSLHLITPQRFYTHGQASRGDRHVYASRTRFIPTSILPSFQQVAWTDRRESRPGAARPDIRVDLGARMRSRWK
- a CDS encoding RHE_PE00001 family protein; translated protein: MTYDIGKLPLETLIGRVVRATEVLSRLDERLARSPVRDGFVERQHFADAAAALWIEGELVHVEDLVLHDAHMDIRTPTHELTRAHAVLRARRQIFTRAPDWALSGEGLRRLTGRGPPVEEVRGVREGALAANVEAGETSEQEDDLLAEELAAIDAVLERSTKVLDGAERAHVRKMGPAERPSLIYDLDWDEDARLAEWQAMATQTRELPTVLRAALLLESWAQIEVLQHAGWLGPLLVAALLRREGVTTNYLTCLHLGAQKVPRDRRCARIRTDRLLALLDVMCEAALAGLKEHDRLMLAHAQMERRLRNRRASSRLPGLVELVLSRPFVSTAMIQETLKVSKQGALNLVGDLRLREMTGRGRFRAWGIV